A genomic region of Catalinimonas niigatensis contains the following coding sequences:
- a CDS encoding PadR family transcriptional regulator, which yields MKIENTQVQMRKGILEYCILHIISRGEVYASDMLEELTSARIMVVEGTLYPLLTRLRKAELVDYHWVESTSGPPRKYYKLTETGREFLVELGDTWQELMASTNHIISNTHQKKL from the coding sequence ATGAAAATTGAGAACACACAGGTGCAGATGAGGAAAGGTATTCTGGAATACTGCATCCTACACATTATCTCCCGGGGAGAGGTTTATGCATCAGACATGCTGGAAGAACTCACTTCAGCCAGAATCATGGTGGTGGAAGGGACATTATACCCTCTGCTGACAAGATTAAGAAAAGCGGAACTGGTTGATTATCACTGGGTAGAGTCTACTTCAGGGCCGCCCCGCAAATATTATAAACTAACTGAGACTGGGCGCGAATTTCTGGTAGAGCTGGGAGACACCTGGCAGGAGTTGATGGCATCAACGAACCATATTATTTCCAATACACACCAAAAGAAACTGTAA
- a CDS encoding pentapeptide repeat-containing protein, with protein sequence MKYTGRYKYFTERFKSIIERPVTISFFVLLCLSVLVLSLSYEYYRYDFYEFWGQVLAEAHGMLFDIAVIGILIYWLNERGQRRQAIRTYRDEIEDFRTWQSEEAAFRTAGNVKRLNRHKIYSINLVDCYLTRTNLSHVVLKDANLNNANATYANLVQCNLEGARLNQTNFEGSNLNQAHIHKAYASGASFKDTYLIKANLQSAFLIKSDFENAFMMEADLRGAYVVGANFKNANLYKADLRGVDGLTIEQLTQARTLHQALLDDDMLAQVKERHAELLLR encoded by the coding sequence ATGAAATATACAGGAAGATATAAGTACTTTACTGAACGCTTTAAATCCATTATAGAGCGGCCTGTCACTATTTCATTTTTTGTACTCTTATGTCTTTCGGTTTTAGTACTATCCTTAAGCTATGAATATTACCGATATGATTTTTACGAGTTTTGGGGGCAGGTATTAGCCGAAGCCCACGGCATGTTGTTTGATATTGCTGTCATCGGTATTCTGATCTACTGGCTCAACGAGCGGGGACAAAGAAGACAGGCAATTCGTACTTACCGGGATGAAATTGAAGATTTTCGTACGTGGCAGTCGGAAGAAGCGGCTTTTCGTACGGCAGGTAATGTCAAGAGGCTTAACCGACATAAGATCTACAGTATTAATCTGGTAGATTGTTATCTTACCCGCACTAACCTGAGTCATGTAGTATTGAAAGATGCTAATTTGAATAATGCAAATGCCACCTATGCCAATCTGGTACAGTGTAATCTGGAAGGAGCCAGGCTCAATCAAACCAATTTTGAAGGCTCAAATCTCAATCAGGCACACATACATAAAGCTTATGCCAGTGGTGCAAGCTTTAAAGACACGTACTTAATCAAAGCCAACCTACAGTCAGCTTTTTTGATTAAATCTGATTTTGAAAATGCTTTTATGATGGAAGCTGACCTAAGAGGTGCCTATGTGGTAGGAGCAAATTTCAAAAATGCAAACCTGTATAAAGCTGATTTACGTGGTGTAGACGGGCTGACCATCGAGCAGCTTACCCAAGCCAGAACTTTACACCAGGCTTTGCTGGATGATGATATGTTGGCTCAGGTAAAAGAGCGACATGCCGAATTGCTGCTACGCTAA
- a CDS encoding NAD(P)-dependent oxidoreductase yields MKTCLIIDLMHESIIPLLQQIGWQVEYRPEIKREEILKSIHQYQGLIVRSKTNIDKKIIDRAAKLEWIGRAGAGLDQLDVEALEARNIRIVNAPEGNRDALAEHAIAILLGLFNKVHLADCQIRQGNWDREGNRGVELIGKTVGIIGYGFMGQAFARRLQGFGVEVLAYDKYKTHYGDAFAQEASMEEIYQKADILSLHVPLTEETRFMLDHAYLQKFRKNIYLLNTARGKNISFKTLVEALESGKLKGAALDVLENEKIKQFTPEQQHYFDLLIQHDNVIFTPHVGGWTYESYEKINQTLVAKIRSLNANTL; encoded by the coding sequence ATGAAAACCTGCCTGATCATAGATTTAATGCACGAAAGTATTATCCCTCTACTCCAACAGATCGGCTGGCAAGTGGAGTATCGTCCTGAAATCAAGCGAGAAGAAATACTGAAGAGCATTCATCAGTATCAAGGACTGATCGTCAGAAGTAAGACAAACATTGATAAAAAAATCATAGATAGAGCAGCGAAACTGGAGTGGATAGGCCGTGCCGGAGCTGGTTTGGATCAGCTGGATGTAGAAGCACTAGAAGCAAGAAATATCAGAATTGTCAATGCACCGGAAGGAAATCGGGATGCACTGGCAGAGCATGCCATCGCCATTTTACTCGGCCTGTTCAATAAAGTTCATCTCGCCGACTGCCAAATCCGCCAGGGTAACTGGGATCGGGAGGGGAACCGTGGTGTAGAGTTGATAGGCAAAACTGTAGGTATCATTGGCTATGGTTTTATGGGACAGGCTTTTGCCAGGCGACTACAGGGATTTGGCGTAGAAGTGCTGGCTTATGATAAGTACAAAACCCATTATGGAGATGCTTTTGCCCAAGAAGCCAGTATGGAGGAAATCTATCAGAAAGCAGATATCCTGAGTCTACATGTACCATTGACAGAAGAAACTCGCTTTATGTTGGATCATGCCTATCTCCAAAAGTTCAGGAAAAATATCTATTTACTCAATACTGCCCGGGGAAAGAACATCAGTTTCAAAACGCTGGTAGAAGCCCTGGAGAGCGGTAAACTCAAGGGGGCAGCATTGGATGTGTTGGAAAATGAAAAGATCAAGCAATTTACCCCTGAGCAGCAGCATTATTTTGACCTGCTGATCCAACACGACAATGTTATTTTTACGCCTCATGTAGGCGGATGGACTTATGAGTCTTACGAGAAAATCAACCAGACACTTGTTGCCAAAATCAGATCTTTAAACGCAAATACTTTGTAG
- the mgtE gene encoding magnesium transporter: MEAGAIMQFEVSQEYLEWLRNAIRQDEAEAIGESMKDANPPDILMVLYELNTEESKYVIKLLDEETAADIIVEIEDEQQSAFLRNFSSEEIAHFIDYLDSDDGADILNRLPIQTREEVIDKMRNAEKARHVKDLIRYEEDRAGGLMAKELIKVSFDWNVRQCIEEIRRQAENVEKLYSVYVVDAQNHLIGKVSLKRIVLSNDDTKVADIYDEEVVSVETHQEEEEIADIMRRYDLEAVPVVDALHRLVGRITIDDVIDVITEMAEQERQMMSGISEDVEERSGSVWLLTRARLPWLVIGMVGGLLGAQFIGIFENDIALVPAMAFFIPLITATGGNVGIQSSTLVVQSLANASVFSDSIAKRLGKVLLVALVNGLALAALVFSFNLLFGENITLALVVAIALFSVVLLASLMGTITPLILDKLGVNPALASGPFITTANDLLGLAVYFSVAHMLYGF; this comes from the coding sequence TTGGAAGCAGGAGCCATAATGCAGTTTGAGGTATCACAGGAGTATCTGGAGTGGTTACGCAACGCCATCCGGCAGGATGAAGCGGAAGCGATCGGGGAGAGCATGAAAGATGCCAATCCTCCAGATATCCTCATGGTGCTGTATGAGCTCAATACCGAAGAATCCAAGTATGTGATTAAACTGCTGGATGAAGAGACCGCTGCTGACATTATCGTAGAAATTGAAGATGAACAGCAGTCTGCTTTTCTAAGGAATTTCTCTTCCGAAGAGATTGCCCATTTTATAGATTATCTGGATTCTGATGATGGGGCTGATATACTGAATCGTCTTCCCATACAGACCCGCGAGGAGGTCATTGACAAAATGAGGAATGCCGAAAAAGCACGCCACGTCAAGGACCTGATTCGCTACGAAGAAGATCGTGCCGGGGGACTGATGGCTAAGGAGTTGATCAAAGTAAGCTTTGACTGGAATGTAAGGCAGTGTATTGAAGAGATCAGACGACAGGCTGAAAATGTGGAAAAACTTTACTCTGTTTATGTGGTGGACGCACAAAATCATCTTATCGGTAAAGTATCACTCAAGCGGATTGTGCTCTCCAATGATGATACCAAAGTGGCCGACATTTATGACGAAGAGGTCGTTTCAGTGGAGACACATCAGGAGGAAGAGGAGATTGCCGACATCATGCGGCGCTATGATCTGGAGGCCGTCCCGGTAGTGGATGCACTGCATCGTTTGGTAGGTCGTATCACCATTGATGATGTGATAGACGTTATCACTGAAATGGCTGAGCAGGAACGTCAGATGATGTCTGGTATTTCTGAAGATGTGGAAGAACGCAGCGGAAGCGTATGGCTACTTACTCGTGCCAGACTTCCCTGGCTGGTGATTGGTATGGTAGGAGGATTACTGGGCGCACAATTTATTGGCATCTTTGAGAATGATATTGCTTTGGTTCCTGCCATGGCTTTCTTTATTCCGTTGATTACCGCTACCGGAGGAAATGTAGGCATACAATCTTCTACATTGGTGGTACAAAGCCTGGCCAATGCCTCTGTTTTCAGTGACAGCATTGCCAAGAGGTTAGGAAAAGTACTACTGGTAGCCTTAGTCAATGGTTTGGCACTGGCAGCTCTGGTATTTTCTTTTAACCTGCTGTTTGGCGAAAATATAACACTGGCCCTGGTAGTAGCTATTGCACTCTTTAGCGTAGTGCTGCTGGCTTCGTTGATGGGAACCATTACGCCGCTGATTCTGGACAAACTGGGCGTGAATCCGGCCCTTGCCTCCGGCCCCTTTATCACTACTGCCAACGACTTGCTGGGCCTCGCTGTCTACTTCTCCGTCGCACACATGCTCTATGGTTTCTAA
- the rsmA gene encoding 16S rRNA (adenine(1518)-N(6)/adenine(1519)-N(6))-dimethyltransferase RsmA yields MVRPKKHLGQHFLKDKNIAFKIVQSLTLHQGYRQVLEVGPGTGVLTQFLVQDDRFATSLIEVDTEAVSYLQAHYPDLKPRIFFRDFLKTDLMDLMGAPFAVIGNFPYNISSQIFFKILDIKNEVPEIVCMLQKEVADRLKSPPGSKAYGILSVLLQAYYDIEYLFTVEPNVFHPPPKVRSGVIRLKRNDTQQLACDEQLFRKVVKQSFQTRRKTLRNALKPLNLPETIRQLNVLDKRAEQLSVSDFVALTQNIEDSWKQEP; encoded by the coding sequence GTGGTCAGACCCAAAAAACACCTGGGACAACATTTTTTGAAGGATAAGAACATTGCATTCAAGATTGTGCAAAGCCTGACTTTACATCAAGGATACCGGCAGGTGCTGGAAGTAGGTCCTGGTACGGGTGTGCTGACACAATTTCTGGTGCAGGATGATCGCTTTGCTACTTCGCTTATTGAAGTGGATACAGAAGCGGTGAGTTACCTGCAGGCACATTATCCCGATCTGAAGCCGAGAATATTCTTTCGCGACTTTCTCAAAACGGACCTGATGGACCTGATGGGAGCGCCTTTTGCGGTGATTGGCAACTTTCCCTATAACATTTCATCGCAGATTTTCTTCAAAATACTGGATATCAAAAATGAGGTGCCGGAGATCGTCTGTATGCTGCAAAAAGAAGTGGCCGACCGTCTCAAATCTCCTCCCGGCAGCAAAGCTTACGGTATATTGAGTGTGCTGCTGCAGGCTTATTATGACATTGAATACCTATTCACAGTAGAACCCAATGTTTTTCATCCACCACCCAAGGTTCGTTCCGGGGTGATACGGCTGAAGCGTAATGATACTCAGCAGCTTGCATGCGATGAACAACTCTTCCGAAAGGTGGTGAAACAAAGTTTTCAAACGCGTCGCAAGACATTGCGCAATGCCCTGAAACCTCTAAATTTGCCCGAAACAATCAGGCAGCTCAATGTTTTAGATAAACGGGCAGAACAGTTATCTGTCAGCGATTTTGTAGCACTCACACAAAACATAGAAGATTCTTGGAAGCAGGAGCCATAA
- a CDS encoding leucyl aminopeptidase family protein: MSVKLKQAKAPKNEQPLAVLLKEVKDAAAYCRNESEQHFVEKKIKEKAGLIAVNQYERMLFFVAPPEDKEGYWLREFYRKKGFELAQIIRSEKLESLQLCTTSEEAQPLLDMSEGLLLASYSFDKYKSDKKAQQSVFKALVIAHEHLKKKAVEELENLVEGTFYARDLVNEPAVSLNAEQLGKSLKKLGKEADFKVDVLGKDKIKALKMGGLLAVNTGSIDPPTFNVLEYKPDNAVNKQPYVLVGKGVTYDTGGLSLKPSDSMVGMKADMGGAAAVAGAFLAVVKNKLPIYLVGLIPSTDNRPGGNAITPGDVITISDGSTVEVLNTDAEGRLILADALVYAKKYKPELVIDLATLTGAAVAAIGKEGCVMMGTASEESRKQLKEAGNETYERLVEFPLWEEYRDYLKSDIADLKNIGGRTAGAITAGMFLKHFTDYPWIHLDIAGTAYLDTPDYYKGKNGTGAGVRLLYQFLKTLVKK; encoded by the coding sequence ATGTCAGTAAAGCTAAAACAAGCCAAAGCACCTAAAAACGAGCAGCCTTTGGCAGTCCTGCTGAAGGAGGTAAAAGATGCAGCGGCCTATTGTAGGAATGAGTCCGAACAACATTTTGTAGAGAAGAAGATCAAAGAGAAAGCAGGGCTTATTGCCGTCAATCAGTATGAGCGCATGTTGTTCTTTGTTGCTCCTCCTGAAGACAAAGAAGGGTATTGGCTGAGGGAATTCTACCGCAAAAAAGGCTTTGAGCTGGCACAAATCATCCGCAGTGAAAAACTGGAAAGTTTACAGCTCTGTACTACCAGCGAGGAGGCTCAGCCTCTGCTGGATATGAGCGAAGGTTTACTGCTCGCTTCTTATAGCTTCGATAAATACAAGTCTGATAAAAAGGCACAGCAAAGTGTATTCAAAGCTTTGGTAATTGCCCATGAGCATCTGAAAAAGAAGGCCGTAGAAGAGCTGGAGAATCTGGTTGAAGGTACTTTTTATGCCCGAGATCTGGTCAATGAACCGGCTGTTTCGCTCAACGCAGAACAGCTAGGCAAATCCCTGAAGAAGCTGGGAAAAGAAGCAGATTTTAAGGTAGATGTACTGGGAAAAGATAAAATCAAAGCCCTTAAAATGGGGGGCTTGCTGGCTGTCAATACCGGAAGTATTGATCCACCCACTTTTAATGTGCTGGAATACAAACCTGACAATGCGGTCAACAAACAGCCTTATGTGCTGGTAGGTAAAGGCGTGACCTATGATACCGGCGGACTCAGCCTGAAGCCTTCGGACTCCATGGTAGGGATGAAAGCTGACATGGGTGGTGCCGCTGCCGTAGCCGGGGCTTTCCTGGCTGTGGTTAAAAATAAGCTACCTATCTACTTAGTCGGCCTGATTCCCTCTACCGACAACCGGCCCGGAGGCAATGCCATTACCCCCGGCGATGTAATTACCATTTCCGATGGCTCCACCGTTGAAGTGCTCAATACCGATGCGGAAGGTCGTCTGATCCTGGCTGATGCGCTGGTGTATGCCAAAAAATACAAACCCGAACTGGTCATTGACCTGGCGACTCTCACCGGAGCAGCAGTAGCAGCCATTGGCAAAGAGGGCTGCGTCATGATGGGCACAGCTTCTGAAGAAAGTAGGAAGCAACTGAAAGAGGCAGGAAACGAAACTTATGAACGTCTTGTTGAATTTCCTTTATGGGAAGAATATCGGGATTATCTGAAATCAGATATTGCAGACCTCAAAAACATAGGAGGACGTACGGCAGGAGCCATTACCGCAGGCATGTTCCTGAAGCATTTTACCGATTATCCCTGGATACATCTGGATATTGCTGGCACTGCCTATTTGGACACTCCTGACTATTACAAAGGGAAAAATGGCACCGGTGCTGGTGTGCGCCTACTTTATCAGTTTCTTAAAACTTTGGTGAAGAAATAA
- the pdxA gene encoding 4-hydroxythreonine-4-phosphate dehydrogenase PdxA, whose product MENIDLAVNKGIKPRRKRKGELPVIGISLGDFNGIGPEVTIKALADKRILNMMTPVIFGSPKVVSFYRKSLNLDDSFNFMTIKSLEEIAYGKVNVINCWKQVLAEPGKITPDAGEAAWLALKSATEALKEDQIDAIVTAPINKHNIQSEAFKFAGHTEYFATTFEVKEMLMMMVHDQLRVGVATGHIPLSEVSNNLTRDLIRRKLKVMEESLKLDFGILKPKIAVLGLNPHAGEDGLLGSEEQEIIKPVIQELKEEGKLIFGPFPADGFFGINMQRKFDGILAMYHDQGLVAFKTLAFEQGVNFTAGLPVVRTSPDHGTAYDIAGKGEASEVSMREALYLACDVLKARNESEPEE is encoded by the coding sequence ATGGAAAACATAGATCTAGCAGTCAATAAAGGTATTAAGCCCAGAAGAAAAAGGAAAGGCGAACTGCCTGTAATTGGCATCAGTTTAGGTGATTTTAATGGCATCGGCCCTGAAGTCACCATCAAAGCTTTGGCAGACAAGCGCATCCTGAACATGATGACTCCTGTCATTTTTGGTTCTCCCAAGGTAGTCTCATTCTACAGAAAAAGTCTGAATCTGGATGATAGCTTTAACTTCATGACCATCAAGTCTCTGGAAGAAATTGCTTACGGAAAGGTCAATGTGATCAACTGCTGGAAACAGGTGCTGGCTGAGCCGGGTAAAATTACGCCTGACGCAGGTGAAGCTGCCTGGCTGGCCCTGAAAAGTGCTACCGAAGCCCTGAAAGAAGATCAGATTGACGCTATCGTCACCGCCCCTATCAACAAGCATAACATACAAAGTGAGGCGTTCAAGTTTGCCGGACATACTGAGTATTTTGCCACTACCTTTGAGGTCAAAGAAATGCTGATGATGATGGTGCACGATCAACTCCGGGTGGGTGTCGCCACCGGACATATTCCTTTGAGTGAAGTCAGCAACAATCTGACCCGCGACCTGATTCGCCGTAAACTGAAGGTGATGGAAGAATCTCTAAAGCTGGATTTTGGCATTCTTAAACCTAAAATTGCTGTGTTGGGCCTCAACCCCCATGCCGGTGAAGACGGGCTTCTGGGTTCCGAAGAGCAGGAAATTATCAAACCAGTGATTCAGGAACTAAAAGAGGAAGGTAAGCTCATCTTTGGCCCCTTCCCCGCCGATGGTTTCTTTGGGATCAATATGCAACGCAAATTTGACGGCATACTGGCCATGTACCACGACCAGGGGCTGGTCGCTTTTAAAACCCTTGCTTTTGAGCAGGGTGTCAATTTCACTGCTGGTCTTCCGGTAGTACGTACCTCACCCGATCACGGCACAGCTTATGACATTGCCGGCAAAGGCGAAGCCAGTGAAGTGTCCATGCGCGAAGCCTTGTACCTGGCCTGCGACGTACTCAAAGCTAGAAATGAAAGCGAACCGGAGGAGTAG
- a CDS encoding rubredoxin, whose protein sequence is MLVRVFAKGGIISPGDFAKVIEVAQELGSDYVHLGARQDILFPVQERNAEKVNTTLSQLPLAYEHDSKERENIVSSYVTLDVVPSTSWLAPHIYHYVLDSFDYEPSHKINITDPVQGMVPLFTGNINFVASTIDNYWYLYIRYSVLGSKPWCCPELIYGFDLAKVAKAIEGLKPVENQLAFPDLYDRLKAELHFNTHAIRQPLKSPEMVFPYFEGINRGESDKYWMGLYWRNNRFTTKFLEVLCQQCLKTDIGIICLTPWKSILFKGVREKDKLEWEKILGKYGINMRHSSLELNWHLPVADQDALDLKNYLVRALDQQDISTYGLTFSIKTQKHVVLFTSVVIERKDTEKEDEPYLYNILYAKDFNPNLFEFYYFAKGISRDIIPSLLIELSKRYYEQLNTGRTFMPDETKLVTAESRKVIYQCTDCLSMYDEAYGDETQQIPAGTPFSSLDKDYHCAVCGAPKTSFEKIEVVE, encoded by the coding sequence ATGCTGGTCAGAGTTTTTGCAAAAGGCGGGATCATATCTCCGGGAGATTTTGCTAAAGTGATTGAAGTCGCTCAGGAACTGGGTTCGGATTATGTACATCTGGGTGCTCGTCAGGATATACTTTTTCCTGTGCAGGAGCGAAACGCTGAGAAAGTCAACACTACCCTTAGCCAGTTGCCTCTGGCTTATGAACATGATAGCAAGGAGCGGGAAAATATTGTGAGCTCTTATGTGACGTTGGATGTGGTCCCTTCCACCTCCTGGCTGGCTCCTCATATTTACCATTATGTGCTGGATAGCTTTGATTACGAGCCTTCGCATAAAATCAACATCACGGACCCGGTGCAGGGCATGGTTCCTCTGTTTACCGGGAACATCAATTTTGTGGCCTCCACCATTGACAATTACTGGTACTTGTACATTCGCTATTCGGTATTAGGCTCCAAACCCTGGTGCTGTCCGGAACTCATTTACGGTTTTGATCTGGCCAAAGTAGCCAAGGCCATAGAAGGTTTGAAGCCAGTAGAGAATCAACTTGCCTTTCCCGACCTCTACGACAGGCTCAAAGCAGAATTGCACTTTAATACCCATGCCATCAGGCAGCCGCTGAAATCTCCGGAAATGGTATTTCCCTATTTTGAAGGGATCAATCGGGGAGAAAGCGATAAGTACTGGATGGGCCTCTACTGGCGGAATAACCGCTTTACCACCAAGTTTCTGGAAGTGCTATGTCAGCAGTGCCTGAAGACAGATATCGGAATCATCTGCCTTACGCCCTGGAAATCTATTCTGTTTAAGGGGGTAAGAGAAAAAGACAAGCTGGAGTGGGAGAAGATACTGGGTAAGTACGGTATCAACATGCGACATTCCTCTCTGGAACTCAACTGGCACCTGCCGGTAGCGGACCAGGATGCGCTGGACCTGAAAAATTACCTGGTACGTGCCCTGGACCAGCAGGACATCAGCACCTATGGACTTACTTTTTCCATCAAAACCCAGAAGCATGTGGTGCTTTTCACTTCTGTGGTCATAGAAAGAAAAGATACGGAAAAGGAAGATGAACCTTATCTCTACAACATCCTGTATGCCAAAGACTTCAATCCAAACCTCTTTGAATTCTACTACTTTGCCAAAGGCATCAGCAGAGATATCATTCCTTCCCTGCTGATTGAGTTGAGCAAACGATATTACGAGCAGCTCAATACCGGAAGAACATTTATGCCAGATGAGACCAAACTGGTGACAGCAGAGAGTAGAAAGGTAATCTACCAGTGCACAGACTGCCTCAGCATGTATGATGAAGCTTACGGCGACGAGACGCAGCAGATTCCGGCTGGTACGCCCTTTTCCAGTTTAGATAAGGATTATCATTGTGCAGTCTGTGGAGCACCAAAAACCAGCTTTGAAAAGATAGAAGTGGTGGAGTAA